The window TGAACGCAGGACTCACCGGGCGCCGCAGGTTCCGACCGCGATGGGCAACGGCGGTGTCTTCTCGATCGGCCGGCTCCGCTCGGATCACACCGCGCGTCACCGGTCGACGGCCAGACCGCGACGCAATTTCTCCAGCGCCCGGCGCAACAGCCGAGAGATGTGCATCTGGGACAAGCCGAGGTCCCGGCCGATCTCGTTCTGTGTCCGGTGGCCGTAGAAGTAGAGCGTCACGATGCGCTGCTCGCGCTCGTCGAGGGCGAGCAGCGCGTGGCACAGGTCGAGGTGCTGCTCGACCGTCCGGTAGCCGTCGTCCTCCGCACCGATCGTGTCGGCCAACTCGGTGCCGACCTGTGATCCCGGCTCCGACAACGAGACCATCCGACGGGCGCGAGCGCACTGCAACGCCTGCAGGACCTGTTCCACAGGGGCGTCCACGTAGGCGGCGATGTCCGTGACCGTCGGCAGACGCCCGAGGGGCTGAACGACATGCCGGTCGGCGTCCTCGATGCGCTGGTACAGGTCGTGCAGGCGGCGTGGGGCCCGCAGCGCCTGGTGCCGGTCCCGGAAGTACCGTTTGAGTTCGCCGCGGATCGTGGGTACGGCGTACCCGACGAAGTCTGCGCCCCGGGCCGGATCGAAGCCGTCGACGGC of the Actinoplanes sichuanensis genome contains:
- a CDS encoding sigma-70 family RNA polymerase sigma factor, with product MRADAVLAWTPMAYRLARVYAVDHNIREDLRQTAVVGLIKAVDGFDPARGADFVGYAVPTIRGELKRYFRDRHQALRAPRRLHDLYQRIEDADRHVVQPLGRLPTVTDIAAYVDAPVEQVLQALQCARARRMVSLSEPGSQVGTELADTIGAEDDGYRTVEQHLDLCHALLALDEREQRIVTLYFYGHRTQNEIGRDLGLSQMHISRLLRRALEKLRRGLAVDR